The following proteins are co-located in the Palaemon carinicauda isolate YSFRI2023 chromosome 3, ASM3689809v2, whole genome shotgun sequence genome:
- the LOC137638730 gene encoding TGF-beta-activated kinase 1 and MAP3K7-binding protein 3-like isoform X11, with product MASDDRLPADTRNIPHMQLFHHLKQKFPDLRDNDVNESIQKYGLDRERCEEELSQKALIQRGGYYRHWSRSGSSLSSPTLSRVTSPIRTGIPSTPTTPVLTTTPASYHHITATQHVCGPVQSNGYLVCSYPTEMVPELRPVYTTVCQTPVTTNPMLCTPVVSNSPLYSWHPSASNGFRAAGIQPPRPGVVPCNTEDTPFSSREPSQSRSVTPPNSAPVTSSFDPFSAFENKEPVRRRSAETHLDGRKGLYYNKHNFENFCPSEHSPTPPIRNSAMDSPVTSTTTTTTFTRSYNVDPVNINGGNTNRPPPGPRHVSSLHLTPVPPHGAHHAPGPPQGDGTVKVCGRSYTSVNLQLRQPSTEPQPPIQIRSSGSSLTYSTSSLDHRQGSRSSLQISIGPTGGTISAMRTNLDNKNSPANTAFHIQYSSSANGASTPTGAAFPTTEDVVGQEGLHGQSRRPQTWYVSEPVPNEPRQRKSSLPECVGPPVSLHPLHYPPSSDAGLGYNTGEPVWAVPPARPNLSYSQAIVQEQSIRKQKLATELAKQIEEKGKLQSEVEMMMRELEARENQRKRNADSNTKRIEEVQRENQRLQSECDEMENKILRIAPDIGQDDYSGIPSSQPYHEPPVAPQLIRASSGSSLGSGTGTPQTPHTPYTPQIPGTYIPPRPAAPPPPPPVPNFRGFQ from the exons ATGGCATCTGATGATCGGCTACCAGCTGACACACGCAACATCCCCCACATGCAACTTTTTCACCATTTGAAGCAGAAGTTCCCAGATCTCAGGGACAACGATGTTAATGAAAGCATACAAAAG TATGGCCTTGATCGTGAACGTTGTGAAGAAGAATTATCACAAAAGGCATTAATTCAACGTGGTGGTTACTACAGACATTGGAGTCGCTCTGGTAGCAGCCTCTCATCTCCGACATTGTCTAGAGTCACCTCTCCAATTCGAACAGGCATACCTTCCACTCCTACCACACCTGTTCTTACCACCACTCCAGCTTCATATCATCATATCACAGCTACTCAACATGTCTGTGGACCAGTACAGTCCAATGGATACTTAGTTTGTAGTTACCCTACAGAGATGGTTCCTGAGCTCAGACCTGTATATACAACAGTTTGTCAAACTCCAGTAACTACAAACCCAATGCTTTGTACACCTGTGGTCAGTAACTCACCTCTTTACAGTTGGCATCCCTCGGCGTCCAATGGTTTTCGTGCTGCTGGTATTCAGCCACCAAGACCCGGGGTCGTGCCATGCAATACTGAAGACACTCCATTTTCATCGCGTGAACCCTCTCAGTCTCGATCAGTCACACCACCTAACTCTGCTCCCGTAACGTCAAGTTTTGATCCCTTTAGTGCCTTTGAAAATAAAGAACCCGTGCGTCGGAGAAGTGCAGAAACTCATTTAGATGGAAGAAAAGGACtttattataataaacataattTTGAAAACTTTTGTCCCAGTGAACATTCCCCTACTCCACCAATTAGGAACAGTGCAATGGATTCACCAGTGACATCTACTACAACAACCACTACTTTCACCCGAAGCTATAATGTTGATCCAGTTAACATCAATGGCGGCAATACCAACCGACCCCCTCCAGGTCCGAGACATGTATCCTCTTTACATCTCACCCCTGTTCCTCCCCATGGTGCCCATCATGCCCCAGGACCTCCACAGGGGGATGGCACAGTAAAAGTTTGTGGTCGATCATATACATCAGTTAATCTTCAATTAAGACAACCTTCTACTGAGCCACAACCTCCCATTCAAATACGTAGCAGTGGTTCCTCCCTAACCTATTCCACATCCTCCCTTGATCACCGTCAAGGTTCACGTTCCTCCCTCCAGATCTCCATAGGTCCCACTGGTGGCACAATTTCAGCTATGCGCACAAATCTAGACAATAAAAATTCCCCGGCCAATACGGCATTCCACATCCAATACAGTTCAAGTGCAAATGGGGCTTCAACTCCTACTGGAGCTGCATTTCCAACAACAGAAGATGTGGTGGGACAGGAGGGGTTGCATGGTCAATCGCGACGCCCACAGACCTGGTACGTCTCTGAGCCTGTACCAAATGAACCAAGGCAGCGCAAGTCATCTTTACCAGAGTGTGTGGGACCGCCGGTGTCCTTGCATCCCCTTCACTACCCCCCTTCCTCTGACGCTGGTTTGGGTTATAATACAGGAGAACCTGTTTGGGCTGTACCACCTGCCAGGCCTAATTTATCATATTCACAAG CCATTGTTCAAGAACAAAGTATTCGGAAACAAAAGTTGGCAACAGAGTTAGCAAAACAAATAGAAGAAAAAGGAAAGTTACAGTCTGAGGTTGAAATGATGATGCGAGAACTAGAAGCCCGCGAAAATCAACGAAAGAGAAATGCAGACTCAAATACAAAG AGAATAGAAGAAGTGCAGCGAGAAAATCAAAGATTACAATCGGAATGTGATGAAATGGAAAATAAGATTCTACGTATTG CACCTGATATAGGCCAAGATGATTATTCAGGTATTCCCTCAAGTCAGCCTTATCATGAGCCCCCCGTTGCACCTCAGCTTATTA GAGCTAGTTCTGGTTCAAGCTTGGGTAGTGGAACAGGAACTCCACAAACACCGCACACACCTTATACTCCCCAAATACCAGgaacttatattcctccaagaccAGCAGCACCTCCACCACCACCTCCAGTGCCCAACTTTCGAGGTTTTCAG
- the LOC137638730 gene encoding mitogen-activated protein kinase kinase kinase 7-interacting protein 3 homolog isoform X8, giving the protein MASDDRLPADTRNIPHMQLFHHLKQKFPDLRDNDVNESIQKYGLDRERCEEELSQKALIQRGGYYRHWSRSGSSLSSPTLSRVTSPIRTGIPSTPTTPVLTTTPASYHHITATQHVCGPVQSNGYLVCSYPTEMVPELRPVYTTVCQTPVTTNPMLCTPVVSNSPLYSWHPSASNGFRAAGIQPPRPGVVPCNTEDTPFSSREPSQSRSVTPPNSAPVTSSFDPFSAFENKEPVRRRSAETHLDGRKGLYYNKHNFENFCPSEHSPTPPIRNSAMDSPVTSTTTTTTFTRSYNVDPVNINGGNTNRPPPGPRHVSSLHLTPVPPHGAHHAPGPPQGDGTVKVCGRSYTSVNLQLRQPSTEPQPPIQIRSSGSSLTYSTSSLDHRQGSRSSLQISIGPTGGTISAMRTNLDNKNSPANTAFHIQYSSSANGASTPTGAAFPTTEDVVGQEGLHGQSRRPQTWYVSEPVPNEPRQRKSSLPECVGPPVSLHPLHYPPSSDAGLGYNTGEPVWAVPPARPNLSYSQAIVQEQSIRKQKLATELAKQIEEKGKLQSEVEMMMRELEARENQRKRNADSNTKRIEEVQRENQRLQSECDEMENKILRIAPDIGQDDYSGIPSSQPYHEPPVAPQLIRASSGSSLGSGTGTPQTPHTPYTPQIPGTYIPPRPAAPPPPPPVPNFRGFQGVPGDTVEERTPKWGCTKCTFLNHPDMNKCEMCECPRFTIGSQEYPGWTMV; this is encoded by the exons ATGGCATCTGATGATCGGCTACCAGCTGACACACGCAACATCCCCCACATGCAACTTTTTCACCATTTGAAGCAGAAGTTCCCAGATCTCAGGGACAACGATGTTAATGAAAGCATACAAAAG TATGGCCTTGATCGTGAACGTTGTGAAGAAGAATTATCACAAAAGGCATTAATTCAACGTGGTGGTTACTACAGACATTGGAGTCGCTCTGGTAGCAGCCTCTCATCTCCGACATTGTCTAGAGTCACCTCTCCAATTCGAACAGGCATACCTTCCACTCCTACCACACCTGTTCTTACCACCACTCCAGCTTCATATCATCATATCACAGCTACTCAACATGTCTGTGGACCAGTACAGTCCAATGGATACTTAGTTTGTAGTTACCCTACAGAGATGGTTCCTGAGCTCAGACCTGTATATACAACAGTTTGTCAAACTCCAGTAACTACAAACCCAATGCTTTGTACACCTGTGGTCAGTAACTCACCTCTTTACAGTTGGCATCCCTCGGCGTCCAATGGTTTTCGTGCTGCTGGTATTCAGCCACCAAGACCCGGGGTCGTGCCATGCAATACTGAAGACACTCCATTTTCATCGCGTGAACCCTCTCAGTCTCGATCAGTCACACCACCTAACTCTGCTCCCGTAACGTCAAGTTTTGATCCCTTTAGTGCCTTTGAAAATAAAGAACCCGTGCGTCGGAGAAGTGCAGAAACTCATTTAGATGGAAGAAAAGGACtttattataataaacataattTTGAAAACTTTTGTCCCAGTGAACATTCCCCTACTCCACCAATTAGGAACAGTGCAATGGATTCACCAGTGACATCTACTACAACAACCACTACTTTCACCCGAAGCTATAATGTTGATCCAGTTAACATCAATGGCGGCAATACCAACCGACCCCCTCCAGGTCCGAGACATGTATCCTCTTTACATCTCACCCCTGTTCCTCCCCATGGTGCCCATCATGCCCCAGGACCTCCACAGGGGGATGGCACAGTAAAAGTTTGTGGTCGATCATATACATCAGTTAATCTTCAATTAAGACAACCTTCTACTGAGCCACAACCTCCCATTCAAATACGTAGCAGTGGTTCCTCCCTAACCTATTCCACATCCTCCCTTGATCACCGTCAAGGTTCACGTTCCTCCCTCCAGATCTCCATAGGTCCCACTGGTGGCACAATTTCAGCTATGCGCACAAATCTAGACAATAAAAATTCCCCGGCCAATACGGCATTCCACATCCAATACAGTTCAAGTGCAAATGGGGCTTCAACTCCTACTGGAGCTGCATTTCCAACAACAGAAGATGTGGTGGGACAGGAGGGGTTGCATGGTCAATCGCGACGCCCACAGACCTGGTACGTCTCTGAGCCTGTACCAAATGAACCAAGGCAGCGCAAGTCATCTTTACCAGAGTGTGTGGGACCGCCGGTGTCCTTGCATCCCCTTCACTACCCCCCTTCCTCTGACGCTGGTTTGGGTTATAATACAGGAGAACCTGTTTGGGCTGTACCACCTGCCAGGCCTAATTTATCATATTCACAAG CCATTGTTCAAGAACAAAGTATTCGGAAACAAAAGTTGGCAACAGAGTTAGCAAAACAAATAGAAGAAAAAGGAAAGTTACAGTCTGAGGTTGAAATGATGATGCGAGAACTAGAAGCCCGCGAAAATCAACGAAAGAGAAATGCAGACTCAAATACAAAG AGAATAGAAGAAGTGCAGCGAGAAAATCAAAGATTACAATCGGAATGTGATGAAATGGAAAATAAGATTCTACGTATTG CACCTGATATAGGCCAAGATGATTATTCAGGTATTCCCTCAAGTCAGCCTTATCATGAGCCCCCCGTTGCACCTCAGCTTATTA GAGCTAGTTCTGGTTCAAGCTTGGGTAGTGGAACAGGAACTCCACAAACACCGCACACACCTTATACTCCCCAAATACCAGgaacttatattcctccaagaccAGCAGCACCTCCACCACCACCTCCAGTGCCCAACTTTCGAGGTTTTCAG GGTGTTCCTGGCGATACTGTGGAAGAGAGGACTCCAAAATGGGGTTGCACCAAATGCACCTTTCTCAACCATCCCGACATGAACAAGTGCGAGATGTGCGAATGTCCACGCTTCACCATAG
- the LOC137638730 gene encoding mitogen-activated protein kinase kinase kinase 7-interacting protein 3 homolog isoform X3, whose protein sequence is MASDDRLPADTRNIPHMQLFHHLKQKFPDLRDNDVNESIQKYGLDRERCEEELSQKALIQRGGYYRHWSRSGSSLSSPTLSRVTSPIRTGIPSTPTTPVLTTTPASYHHITATQHVCGPVQSNGYLVCSYPTEMVPELRPVYTTVCQTPVTTNPMLCTPVVSNSPLYSWHPSASNGFRAAGIQPPRPGVVPCNTEDTPFSSREPSQSRSVTPPNSAPVTSSFDPFSAFENKEPVRRRSAETHLDGRKGLYYNKHNFENFCPSEHSPTPPIRNSAMDSPVTSTTTTTTFTRSYNVDPVNINGGNTNRPPPGPRHVSSLHLTPVPPHGAHHAPGPPQGDGTVKVCGRSYTSVNLQLRQPSTEPQPPIQIRSSGSSLTYSTSSLDHRQGSRSSLQISIGPTGGTISAMRTNLDNKNSPANTAFHIQYSSSANGASTPTGAAFPTTEDVVGQEGLHGQSRRPQTWYVSEPVPNEPRQRKSSLPECVGPPVSLHPLHYPPSSDAGLGYNTGEPVWAVPPARPNLSYSQAIVQEQSIRKQKLATELAKQIEEKGKLQSEVEMMMRELEARENQRKRNADSNTKRIEEVQRENQRLQSECDEMENKILRIAPDIGQDDYSGIPSSQPYHEPPVAPQLIRASSGSSLGSGTGTPQTPHTPYTPQIPGTYIPPRPAAPPPPPPVPNFRGFQGVPGDTVEERTPKWGCTKCTFLNHPDMNKCEMCECPRFTIGTASSHHAALPPHHQGPCYCHRQHAPGELQDIHIQVRHQNFQSPLRDLP, encoded by the exons ATGGCATCTGATGATCGGCTACCAGCTGACACACGCAACATCCCCCACATGCAACTTTTTCACCATTTGAAGCAGAAGTTCCCAGATCTCAGGGACAACGATGTTAATGAAAGCATACAAAAG TATGGCCTTGATCGTGAACGTTGTGAAGAAGAATTATCACAAAAGGCATTAATTCAACGTGGTGGTTACTACAGACATTGGAGTCGCTCTGGTAGCAGCCTCTCATCTCCGACATTGTCTAGAGTCACCTCTCCAATTCGAACAGGCATACCTTCCACTCCTACCACACCTGTTCTTACCACCACTCCAGCTTCATATCATCATATCACAGCTACTCAACATGTCTGTGGACCAGTACAGTCCAATGGATACTTAGTTTGTAGTTACCCTACAGAGATGGTTCCTGAGCTCAGACCTGTATATACAACAGTTTGTCAAACTCCAGTAACTACAAACCCAATGCTTTGTACACCTGTGGTCAGTAACTCACCTCTTTACAGTTGGCATCCCTCGGCGTCCAATGGTTTTCGTGCTGCTGGTATTCAGCCACCAAGACCCGGGGTCGTGCCATGCAATACTGAAGACACTCCATTTTCATCGCGTGAACCCTCTCAGTCTCGATCAGTCACACCACCTAACTCTGCTCCCGTAACGTCAAGTTTTGATCCCTTTAGTGCCTTTGAAAATAAAGAACCCGTGCGTCGGAGAAGTGCAGAAACTCATTTAGATGGAAGAAAAGGACtttattataataaacataattTTGAAAACTTTTGTCCCAGTGAACATTCCCCTACTCCACCAATTAGGAACAGTGCAATGGATTCACCAGTGACATCTACTACAACAACCACTACTTTCACCCGAAGCTATAATGTTGATCCAGTTAACATCAATGGCGGCAATACCAACCGACCCCCTCCAGGTCCGAGACATGTATCCTCTTTACATCTCACCCCTGTTCCTCCCCATGGTGCCCATCATGCCCCAGGACCTCCACAGGGGGATGGCACAGTAAAAGTTTGTGGTCGATCATATACATCAGTTAATCTTCAATTAAGACAACCTTCTACTGAGCCACAACCTCCCATTCAAATACGTAGCAGTGGTTCCTCCCTAACCTATTCCACATCCTCCCTTGATCACCGTCAAGGTTCACGTTCCTCCCTCCAGATCTCCATAGGTCCCACTGGTGGCACAATTTCAGCTATGCGCACAAATCTAGACAATAAAAATTCCCCGGCCAATACGGCATTCCACATCCAATACAGTTCAAGTGCAAATGGGGCTTCAACTCCTACTGGAGCTGCATTTCCAACAACAGAAGATGTGGTGGGACAGGAGGGGTTGCATGGTCAATCGCGACGCCCACAGACCTGGTACGTCTCTGAGCCTGTACCAAATGAACCAAGGCAGCGCAAGTCATCTTTACCAGAGTGTGTGGGACCGCCGGTGTCCTTGCATCCCCTTCACTACCCCCCTTCCTCTGACGCTGGTTTGGGTTATAATACAGGAGAACCTGTTTGGGCTGTACCACCTGCCAGGCCTAATTTATCATATTCACAAG CCATTGTTCAAGAACAAAGTATTCGGAAACAAAAGTTGGCAACAGAGTTAGCAAAACAAATAGAAGAAAAAGGAAAGTTACAGTCTGAGGTTGAAATGATGATGCGAGAACTAGAAGCCCGCGAAAATCAACGAAAGAGAAATGCAGACTCAAATACAAAG AGAATAGAAGAAGTGCAGCGAGAAAATCAAAGATTACAATCGGAATGTGATGAAATGGAAAATAAGATTCTACGTATTG CACCTGATATAGGCCAAGATGATTATTCAGGTATTCCCTCAAGTCAGCCTTATCATGAGCCCCCCGTTGCACCTCAGCTTATTA GAGCTAGTTCTGGTTCAAGCTTGGGTAGTGGAACAGGAACTCCACAAACACCGCACACACCTTATACTCCCCAAATACCAGgaacttatattcctccaagaccAGCAGCACCTCCACCACCACCTCCAGTGCCCAACTTTCGAGGTTTTCAG GGTGTTCCTGGCGATACTGTGGAAGAGAGGACTCCAAAATGGGGTTGCACCAAATGCACCTTTCTCAACCATCCCGACATGAACAAGTGCGAGATGTGCGAATGTCCACGCTTCACCATAGGTACGGCTTCCTCCCATCATGCAGCTCTTCCCCCCCACCATCAGGGTCCTTGCTACTGTCACCGCCAACATGCTCCAG
- the LOC137638730 gene encoding mitogen-activated protein kinase kinase kinase 7-interacting protein 3 homolog isoform X2 — protein sequence MASDDRLPADTRNIPHMQLFHHLKQKFPDLRDNDVNESIQKYGLDRERCEEELSQKALIQRGGYYRHWSRSGSSLSSPTLSRVTSPIRTGIPSTPTTPVLTTTPASYHHITATQHVCGPVQSNGYLVCSYPTEMVPELRPVYTTVCQTPVTTNPMLCTPVVSNSPLYSWHPSASNGFRAAGIQPPRPGVVPCNTEDTPFSSREPSQSRSVTPPNSAPVTSSFDPFSAFENKEPVRRRSAETHLDGRKGLYYNKHNFENFCPSEHSPTPPIRNSAMDSPVTSTTTTTTFTRSYNVDPVNINGGNTNRPPPGPRHVSSLHLTPVPPHGAHHAPGPPQGDGTVKVCGRSYTSVNLQLRQPSTEPQPPIQIRSSGSSLTYSTSSLDHRQGSRSSLQISIGPTGGTISAMRTNLDNKNSPANTAFHIQYSSSANGASTPTGAAFPTTEDVVGQEGLHGQSRRPQTWYVSEPVPNEPRQRKSSLPECVGPPVSLHPLHYPPSSDAGLGYNTGEPVWAVPPARPNLSYSQAIVQEQSIRKQKLATELAKQIEEKGKLQSEVEMMMRELEARENQRKRNADSNTKRIEEVQRENQRLQSECDEMENKILRIAPDIGQDDYSGIPSSQPYHEPPVAPQLIRASSGSSLGSGTGTPQTPHTPYTPQIPGTYIPPRPAAPPPPPPVPNFRGFQGVPGDTVEERTPKWGCTKCTFLNHPDMNKCEMCECPRFTIGTASSHHAALPPHHQGPCYCHRQHAPGELQDIHIQVRHQNFQSPRSQEYPGWTMV from the exons ATGGCATCTGATGATCGGCTACCAGCTGACACACGCAACATCCCCCACATGCAACTTTTTCACCATTTGAAGCAGAAGTTCCCAGATCTCAGGGACAACGATGTTAATGAAAGCATACAAAAG TATGGCCTTGATCGTGAACGTTGTGAAGAAGAATTATCACAAAAGGCATTAATTCAACGTGGTGGTTACTACAGACATTGGAGTCGCTCTGGTAGCAGCCTCTCATCTCCGACATTGTCTAGAGTCACCTCTCCAATTCGAACAGGCATACCTTCCACTCCTACCACACCTGTTCTTACCACCACTCCAGCTTCATATCATCATATCACAGCTACTCAACATGTCTGTGGACCAGTACAGTCCAATGGATACTTAGTTTGTAGTTACCCTACAGAGATGGTTCCTGAGCTCAGACCTGTATATACAACAGTTTGTCAAACTCCAGTAACTACAAACCCAATGCTTTGTACACCTGTGGTCAGTAACTCACCTCTTTACAGTTGGCATCCCTCGGCGTCCAATGGTTTTCGTGCTGCTGGTATTCAGCCACCAAGACCCGGGGTCGTGCCATGCAATACTGAAGACACTCCATTTTCATCGCGTGAACCCTCTCAGTCTCGATCAGTCACACCACCTAACTCTGCTCCCGTAACGTCAAGTTTTGATCCCTTTAGTGCCTTTGAAAATAAAGAACCCGTGCGTCGGAGAAGTGCAGAAACTCATTTAGATGGAAGAAAAGGACtttattataataaacataattTTGAAAACTTTTGTCCCAGTGAACATTCCCCTACTCCACCAATTAGGAACAGTGCAATGGATTCACCAGTGACATCTACTACAACAACCACTACTTTCACCCGAAGCTATAATGTTGATCCAGTTAACATCAATGGCGGCAATACCAACCGACCCCCTCCAGGTCCGAGACATGTATCCTCTTTACATCTCACCCCTGTTCCTCCCCATGGTGCCCATCATGCCCCAGGACCTCCACAGGGGGATGGCACAGTAAAAGTTTGTGGTCGATCATATACATCAGTTAATCTTCAATTAAGACAACCTTCTACTGAGCCACAACCTCCCATTCAAATACGTAGCAGTGGTTCCTCCCTAACCTATTCCACATCCTCCCTTGATCACCGTCAAGGTTCACGTTCCTCCCTCCAGATCTCCATAGGTCCCACTGGTGGCACAATTTCAGCTATGCGCACAAATCTAGACAATAAAAATTCCCCGGCCAATACGGCATTCCACATCCAATACAGTTCAAGTGCAAATGGGGCTTCAACTCCTACTGGAGCTGCATTTCCAACAACAGAAGATGTGGTGGGACAGGAGGGGTTGCATGGTCAATCGCGACGCCCACAGACCTGGTACGTCTCTGAGCCTGTACCAAATGAACCAAGGCAGCGCAAGTCATCTTTACCAGAGTGTGTGGGACCGCCGGTGTCCTTGCATCCCCTTCACTACCCCCCTTCCTCTGACGCTGGTTTGGGTTATAATACAGGAGAACCTGTTTGGGCTGTACCACCTGCCAGGCCTAATTTATCATATTCACAAG CCATTGTTCAAGAACAAAGTATTCGGAAACAAAAGTTGGCAACAGAGTTAGCAAAACAAATAGAAGAAAAAGGAAAGTTACAGTCTGAGGTTGAAATGATGATGCGAGAACTAGAAGCCCGCGAAAATCAACGAAAGAGAAATGCAGACTCAAATACAAAG AGAATAGAAGAAGTGCAGCGAGAAAATCAAAGATTACAATCGGAATGTGATGAAATGGAAAATAAGATTCTACGTATTG CACCTGATATAGGCCAAGATGATTATTCAGGTATTCCCTCAAGTCAGCCTTATCATGAGCCCCCCGTTGCACCTCAGCTTATTA GAGCTAGTTCTGGTTCAAGCTTGGGTAGTGGAACAGGAACTCCACAAACACCGCACACACCTTATACTCCCCAAATACCAGgaacttatattcctccaagaccAGCAGCACCTCCACCACCACCTCCAGTGCCCAACTTTCGAGGTTTTCAG GGTGTTCCTGGCGATACTGTGGAAGAGAGGACTCCAAAATGGGGTTGCACCAAATGCACCTTTCTCAACCATCCCGACATGAACAAGTGCGAGATGTGCGAATGTCCACGCTTCACCATAGGTACGGCTTCCTCCCATCATGCAGCTCTTCCCCCCCACCATCAGGGTCCTTGCTACTGTCACCGCCAACATGCTCCAG